A section of the Oncorhynchus tshawytscha isolate Ot180627B linkage group LG09, Otsh_v2.0, whole genome shotgun sequence genome encodes:
- the pstpip2 gene encoding proline-serine-threonine phosphatase-interacting protein 2, which produces MRELHFKDYFWNGELTSTGGYDCIIQHLNDGKRTCKEIEDFMKARASIEEKYAKELLGLSKKVCGHNEMNTLKRSLDMFKLQTEHVSLSHLQLAQTMRDEAKKLEDFRERQKETRKKVEQQMDALHKQRATQFKKTMETKKTYEQKCRDKEEAEQNMNRNASTSNVKQQEKLLTKTQQAKQNAEEADRLYMHNVSVLGKTREDWQKEHIKACEVFEKQEVERINTLRNMVWTHLNQLSQQCVTSDELHEEVRKSLEQCDIQEDIEHFVNLRRTGDKPPAPVLYENFYSGQRVPAGPPSSRTAPPITRRGPLPNPDNTEGDVIYSTVDPGYSALQY; this is translated from the exons ATGAGAGAACTTCACTTTAAGGATTACTTTTGG AATGGGGAGCTGACCAGTACTGGGGGTTATGACTGTATCATCCAGCATCTCAATGATGGTAAGAGGACATGCAAGGAAATAGAAGACTTCATGAAAGCCAG AGCATCCATAGAGGAGAAGTATGCCAAAGAGCTACTGGGTCTCTCCAAGAAGGTGTGTGGGCACAATGAGATGAA CACACTGAAGAGATCGCTGGACATGTTCAAACTGC AAACTGAACATGTGAGTTTATCACACCTACAACTGGCACAAACAATGCGGGACGAGGCAAAAAAACTGGAAGacttcagagagagacagaaagagacaagaAAAAAG GTAGAACAACAGATGGATGCCCTACACAAACAGAGGGCCACGCAGTTCAAGAAAACCATGGAG ACAAAGAAGACATATGAGCAGAAGTGTCGAGACAAAGAGGAAGCAGAACAGAACATGAACCGAAACGCCAGCACCAGCAATGTCAAGCAGCAGGAAAAG CTATTGACAAAAACACAGCAAGCAAAGCAGAATGCAGAAGAAGCTG ACAGGCTATACATGCACAACGTGTCTGTGCTGGGGAAAACCAGGGAGGACTGGCAGAAAGAACACATTAAAGCATGTGAG GTATTTGAGAAGCAGGAAGTGGAGAGGATCAATACTCTAAGGAACATGGTATGGACTCACCTCAACCAGCTCTCCCAGCAGTGTGTCACCAGCGATGAG cttcatgaggaagtgaGGAAGTCTCTTGAACAGTGTGACATACAGGAGGATATAGAACACTTTGTGAACCTCAGACGGACTGGGGACAAACCGCCTG CTCCTGTTCTGTATGAGAACTTCTACAGCGGTCAGAGGGTCCCCGCAGGACCACCGTCCTCCCGAACGGCTCCTCCTATCACTAG GAGAGGACCATTGCCTAACCCAGACAATACCGAAG GTGATGTGATCTACTCAACTGTAGATCCAGGCTACAGTGCTCTACAATACTAG